In a single window of the Pedococcus dokdonensis genome:
- a CDS encoding pyridoxal phosphate-dependent decarboxylase family protein, translating to MGLSTDEVVARLEAMRSGDLPTHGGRTLAYVYDSGLADADALGRRALAMFASANGLDPTAFPSLLQMEQELVGFAGRLLDAPDGYVGTATSGGTESILLAVQTARDARPDVERPRMVLPTTAHAAFHKAAHYFGVEAVLVPVDPVTFRADADAMAAAIDDRTVLVVASAPSYAHGVVDPVGAIAGTAAAAGARCHVDACIGGWVLPYLQRAGAELPAWTFEVEGVTSISVDLHKYAYTPKGVSLLLHRTAALRRPQFFAAADWPGYTMLNSTTQSTKSGGPLAAAWAVVTHLGDDGYATLAAQVGDGIRALLAGLAAIPQLTVVAAPESTLVALRVDESCDVFTICDEMQSRGWFVQPQMAFGGEPPTMHLTLSAATAPLVPEFLAALADSVAAAVAAGPVRVAPELVAAAGAIDPATLDEAAFDGLLQVAGLAGADGELTLPERFAPVNALLDVAPPRLREALLVAFLDRLSRPRPTTSP from the coding sequence ATGGGACTGTCCACCGACGAGGTCGTCGCCCGGCTCGAGGCGATGCGGTCGGGCGACCTGCCGACCCACGGCGGGCGCACCCTCGCCTACGTCTACGACTCGGGCCTGGCGGACGCCGACGCGCTGGGTCGTCGGGCGCTGGCGATGTTCGCGTCGGCGAACGGCCTCGACCCCACCGCCTTCCCGAGCCTGCTGCAGATGGAGCAGGAGCTGGTCGGCTTCGCGGGACGGCTGCTCGACGCACCCGACGGTTACGTCGGCACGGCGACCAGTGGAGGCACCGAGTCGATCCTGCTGGCCGTGCAGACCGCCCGCGACGCCCGCCCCGACGTCGAACGACCCCGGATGGTCCTGCCGACGACAGCCCACGCGGCGTTCCACAAGGCAGCCCACTACTTCGGTGTCGAGGCGGTGCTCGTCCCGGTCGACCCGGTGACCTTCCGGGCCGATGCCGACGCCATGGCCGCCGCGATCGATGACCGCACGGTGCTCGTGGTCGCGAGTGCGCCCTCCTACGCCCACGGGGTGGTCGACCCGGTCGGCGCGATCGCGGGGACGGCGGCTGCCGCCGGCGCCCGGTGCCACGTCGACGCCTGCATCGGTGGTTGGGTGCTGCCCTACCTCCAGCGCGCCGGTGCCGAGCTGCCGGCGTGGACCTTCGAGGTGGAGGGCGTCACGAGCATCTCGGTCGACCTGCACAAGTACGCCTACACGCCGAAGGGAGTCTCCCTGCTGCTCCACCGCACGGCCGCCCTGCGGAGACCCCAGTTCTTCGCCGCCGCCGACTGGCCCGGCTACACGATGCTGAACTCGACCACCCAGTCCACCAAGTCGGGCGGCCCGCTGGCCGCAGCCTGGGCCGTGGTCACGCACCTCGGCGACGACGGCTACGCGACGCTGGCCGCCCAGGTCGGCGACGGCATACGGGCGCTCCTGGCGGGGCTGGCCGCGATCCCGCAGCTGACCGTGGTCGCCGCGCCCGAGTCGACGCTGGTGGCCCTGCGCGTGGACGAGAGCTGTGACGTGTTCACGATCTGCGACGAGATGCAGTCCCGCGGGTGGTTCGTGCAGCCGCAGATGGCGTTCGGTGGGGAGCCACCGACGATGCACCTGACCCTGAGCGCCGCGACGGCTCCGCTGGTGCCGGAGTTCCTGGCCGCGCTGGCCGACTCGGTCGCGGCGGCGGTGGCGGCCGGGCCGGTGCGGGTCGCCCCGGAGCTCGTGGCGGCGGCCGGCGCCATCGACCCCGCCACCCTCGACGAGGCGGCCTTCGACGGGCTGCTCCAGGTGGCCGGGCTGGCCGGCGCCGACGGCGAGCTGACGTTGCCGGAGCGGTTCGCGCCGGTCAACGCGCTGCTCGACGTGGCACCGCCGCGCCTGCGCGAGGCGCTGCTCGTCGCCTTCCTTGACCGGCTTTCGCGCCCCCGGCCGACAACCAGCCCCTAG
- a CDS encoding MarR family winged helix-turn-helix transcriptional regulator — MAPTSDLGELEVELSRLLRRARSAQQRTAAQVHPDLDSAGYAVLVAIRDLALAGGGARGGDISDVLGLHKSTTSRNLTTLEELRLIERIPDPADARARQVRLTTAGSEALERTFAGRRERLKARLADWTADDVADLARLLRLLNDTAP; from the coding sequence ATGGCACCCACGTCAGACCTCGGCGAGCTCGAGGTCGAGCTGAGCCGGCTGCTCCGGCGGGCCCGCAGCGCTCAGCAGCGCACCGCCGCCCAGGTGCACCCCGACCTCGACTCCGCCGGGTATGCCGTGCTGGTCGCGATCCGCGACCTGGCCCTCGCCGGGGGAGGGGCCCGTGGCGGTGACATCTCCGACGTGCTCGGCCTGCACAAGTCGACGACGAGCCGGAACCTCACGACGCTCGAGGAGCTCAGGCTGATCGAGCGGATCCCCGACCCGGCCGACGCCCGAGCCCGACAGGTGCGGCTGACGACCGCCGGTTCCGAGGCCCTCGAGCGCACGTTCGCGGGCCGCCGCGAACGGCTCAAGGCCCGGCTGGCCGACTGGACCGCCGACGACGTGGCCGACCTGGCCCGGCTCCTGCGCCTCCTCAACGACACCGCCCCCTGA
- a CDS encoding MarR family winged helix-turn-helix transcriptional regulator has product MTALTDAPATQHRATDDVLSALSSLIRASRSIARQRQAQLGASGTPLAILKVLATQPDEDRPGDLALATGVAPSVVSRALSRLEEDGLVVRHKDEVDARACHITLTAEGSDQLATISDQYVALLDDALTDLTDDDVERLPGLLRTLEQALRRAGERAAAPRHAPLAPSLAEAHPTYPAPATASATTTHREP; this is encoded by the coding sequence ATGACCGCCCTCACCGACGCACCCGCGACGCAGCACCGAGCCACCGACGACGTCCTCTCGGCACTCTCCAGCCTGATCCGGGCCAGTCGTTCGATCGCTCGTCAGCGCCAGGCCCAGCTCGGCGCGTCGGGGACTCCCCTGGCCATCCTCAAGGTGCTGGCCACCCAGCCCGACGAGGACCGGCCGGGTGACCTCGCGCTGGCGACCGGCGTCGCGCCCTCCGTGGTCAGCCGGGCCCTGAGCCGGCTCGAGGAGGACGGCCTGGTCGTCCGCCACAAGGATGAGGTCGACGCGCGGGCCTGCCACATCACCCTCACCGCCGAGGGAAGCGACCAGCTCGCGACGATCTCCGACCAGTACGTCGCCCTCCTCGACGACGCCCTGACCGACCTCACCGACGACGACGTCGAACGCCTCCCCGGCCTGCTCCGCACGCTGGAGCAGGCCCTGCGCCGGGCCGGCGAGCGAGCCGCAGCCCCGCGGCACGCCCCGCTCGCGCCCAGCCTCGCCGAGGCGCACCCCACCTACCCCGCACCCGCCACCGCATCCGCGACGACCACCCACAGAGAGCCCTGA
- a CDS encoding MFS transporter → MSVTSVSASAPARTTAAASTAAGTGEMSHRQILEAMTGLLAGLFTAMLSSTIVSTALPTIIGDLRGTQRQYTWVITASLLATTVSTPIWGKLSDLFSKKLLVQLSLLVFVAGSIAAGLSQTVGFLIACRVVQGLGMGGLTALTQSIMGAMIAPRQRGRYAGYMGAVMAVATVSGPLLGGLIVDSSLGWRWTFYVCIPLAVIALFVLQATLHITTAKRKPKIDYLGAGLIGVTASLPLLWVTFAGNDFPWWSAQTVWYLGGTVVALVLTVVVELRAAEPIIPIRLLKSMTTGLVVIASAAVGVAMFGGTTFLTQYFQISRDYSPTHAGLLTIPLMGALLLSSTVGGQVVSRTGRWKGIIIGGAVFLVAGTAGLGRIDHLTPMWQIGVAMALMGFGVGAMMQNLVLAVQNSVDVSNIGAASATIAFFRTLGGAIGVSVLGAVLANGVRDNITAGLAALGPKAAAAAQSGGGTGTLDLKDMPAPIADIVRAAYGDATGHIFLISAVFAAVALLAVLFVKEVPLRTTVSMADEVKVAATTGTGAPSA, encoded by the coding sequence ATGTCAGTCACTTCCGTGTCCGCCAGCGCACCCGCACGCACCACCGCCGCGGCGTCCACCGCCGCCGGCACCGGCGAGATGTCGCACCGTCAGATCCTCGAGGCCATGACCGGCCTGCTCGCGGGCCTGTTCACCGCGATGCTCAGCAGCACCATCGTCTCGACCGCCCTGCCGACCATCATCGGCGACCTGCGCGGCACCCAGCGCCAGTACACCTGGGTGATCACCGCGTCGCTGCTCGCCACCACCGTGAGCACCCCGATCTGGGGCAAGCTGTCCGACCTGTTCAGCAAGAAGCTCCTCGTCCAGCTGTCCCTGCTGGTCTTCGTCGCCGGATCGATCGCGGCCGGCCTGTCGCAGACGGTCGGCTTCCTGATCGCCTGCCGTGTCGTGCAGGGGCTGGGCATGGGCGGGCTCACCGCCCTCACCCAGTCGATCATGGGCGCGATGATCGCCCCGCGCCAGCGCGGTCGGTATGCCGGCTACATGGGTGCCGTGATGGCCGTCGCCACCGTGAGCGGCCCGCTGCTCGGTGGGCTCATCGTCGACAGCAGCCTCGGGTGGCGCTGGACGTTCTACGTCTGCATCCCGCTGGCCGTCATCGCGCTGTTCGTCCTCCAGGCCACGCTGCACATCACGACCGCCAAGCGGAAGCCGAAGATCGACTACCTCGGCGCGGGCCTGATCGGGGTCACCGCGTCACTGCCGCTGCTCTGGGTCACCTTCGCGGGCAACGACTTCCCCTGGTGGTCGGCGCAGACCGTCTGGTACCTCGGCGGCACCGTGGTGGCACTGGTCCTCACCGTCGTCGTCGAGCTGCGTGCTGCCGAGCCGATCATCCCGATCCGGCTGCTCAAGAGCATGACGACCGGCCTCGTCGTCATCGCGAGCGCCGCCGTCGGTGTCGCGATGTTCGGTGGCACCACCTTCCTCACCCAGTACTTCCAGATCTCGAGGGACTACAGCCCGACCCATGCCGGTCTGCTCACGATCCCGCTGATGGGTGCGCTGCTCCTCTCGTCCACCGTCGGTGGCCAGGTCGTGAGCCGCACCGGCCGGTGGAAGGGCATCATCATCGGCGGCGCGGTCTTCCTCGTCGCAGGGACCGCGGGGCTCGGCCGGATCGACCACCTCACCCCGATGTGGCAGATCGGCGTCGCGATGGCGCTGATGGGCTTCGGTGTGGGCGCGATGATGCAGAACCTGGTGCTCGCGGTGCAGAACTCGGTCGACGTGAGCAACATCGGCGCGGCCTCGGCGACCATCGCCTTCTTCCGCACCCTCGGTGGCGCGATCGGGGTCTCCGTGCTCGGTGCGGTCCTGGCCAACGGGGTCCGCGACAACATCACGGCCGGGCTCGCCGCCCTCGGGCCCAAGGCTGCTGCGGCCGCCCAGTCCGGTGGGGGCACCGGCACCCTCGACCTCAAGGACATGCCTGCGCCGATCGCCGACATCGTCCGCGCGGCCTACGGCGACGCGACCGGCCACATCTTCCTGATCAGTGCGGTCTTCGCCGCGGTGGCGCTGCTGGCGGTGCTGTTCGTCAAGGAGGTGCCGCTGCGCACGACCGTCTCGATGGCCGACGAGGTCAAGGTCGCGGCCACCACCGGGACCGGCGCCCCCTCCGCCTGA
- a CDS encoding SDR family oxidoreductase codes for MTTLSGTTIIMSGGSRGIGLAIAVRAARDGANVALIAKTDQPDPRLAGTIHTAAAAIEAAGGHALPIVGDVRDDELLAAAVEKTAAQFGGIDVVVNNASVLNLSPTAQLEPKRYDLMQDINVRGTFMLTRAAIPHLLASPDPKVLTLSPPINLDPRWFAGHPAYTMAKYGMTLAALGFAHELGQKGVSSTCLWPATLVATDAIGNLPGGDQMVKVSRKPEIVADAAYEVLTTDGQGLNGQTLIDEDLLRARGVADFAAYSMTGKDEGLAPDIFL; via the coding sequence ATGACGACGCTCTCCGGCACGACCATCATCATGTCCGGCGGGAGCCGCGGGATCGGCCTCGCGATCGCGGTCCGCGCAGCCCGCGACGGCGCCAACGTCGCCCTGATCGCCAAGACCGACCAGCCCGACCCGCGGCTGGCCGGCACCATCCACACGGCGGCCGCGGCGATCGAGGCGGCCGGTGGTCACGCGCTCCCGATCGTCGGCGACGTCCGCGACGACGAGCTCCTCGCGGCTGCCGTGGAGAAGACCGCGGCGCAGTTCGGTGGGATCGACGTCGTGGTCAACAACGCCAGCGTCCTCAACCTCAGCCCGACCGCCCAGCTCGAGCCGAAGCGCTACGACCTCATGCAGGACATCAACGTCCGCGGAACCTTCATGCTGACCCGCGCGGCCATCCCGCACCTGCTGGCCAGCCCGGACCCCAAGGTCCTGACGCTCTCCCCGCCCATCAACCTGGACCCGCGCTGGTTCGCCGGCCACCCGGCATACACGATGGCGAAGTATGGGATGACGCTGGCAGCACTGGGATTCGCGCACGAGCTGGGACAGAAGGGCGTCTCGTCGACCTGTCTCTGGCCGGCCACCCTGGTCGCCACCGACGCGATCGGCAACCTGCCGGGCGGTGACCAGATGGTGAAGGTGAGCCGCAAGCCCGAGATCGTCGCCGACGCCGCCTACGAGGTGCTCACCACCGACGGACAGGGTCTCAACGGCCAGACCCTGATCGACGAGGACCTCCTGAGGGCCCGCGGGGTGGCCGACTTCGCGGCCTACTCCATGACGGGCAAGGACGAGGGCCTCGCGCCCGACATCTTCCTCTGA
- a CDS encoding ABC-F family ATP-binding cassette domain-containing protein, producing MSATLKATDLGAGHGARALFSGLDLVVGSGDVVGLVGANGAGKSTLLRLLAGELEPEAGSVTLSPPTASVGHLPQEPERRAGETVAGFVARRTGVSAAAAEMEEAAHALGEGGPGADDRYAVALEAWLALGGADLEERTAVTLAGLNLGVDVETPMTALSGGQAARAGLAALLLSRFDVLLLDEPTNDLDLDGLERLEQFVGGLRSPAVIISHDREFLARTVTRVVELDLAQQQVAVYEGGYDSYLTEREVARRHAREAYEDYADTRSRLEQRAVTQRNWMTVGVRNARRKKTDNDKFIPAFRAESAEKQAAKARQTERMIERLEEVEEPRKEWELRMKIAAAPRSGTVVASASHAVVRRGDFTLGPVDLQVDWADRVVVTGANGSGKTTLLGLLLGTLPADEGTAGLGSSVRVGEVDQARGLFVGTQSLARAFGEALPDWPDADVRTLLAKFGLGAEHVHRAAESLSPGERTRAALALLQAREVNLLVLDEPTNHLDLPAIEQLEQALDSFGGTVLLVTHDRRMLADVNATRRWHVEDGRVQEL from the coding sequence ATGAGCGCGACCCTCAAGGCCACCGACCTCGGCGCCGGCCACGGCGCCCGGGCCCTGTTCTCCGGGCTCGACCTCGTGGTCGGCTCGGGCGACGTCGTCGGCCTCGTCGGGGCCAACGGCGCCGGCAAGTCGACCCTGCTGCGGCTGCTGGCCGGCGAGCTGGAGCCCGAGGCGGGCAGCGTCACCCTGAGCCCGCCCACAGCATCGGTGGGTCACCTGCCGCAGGAGCCCGAGCGCCGGGCCGGCGAGACGGTGGCGGGGTTCGTGGCGCGTCGCACGGGGGTCAGCGCCGCCGCCGCCGAGATGGAGGAGGCCGCGCACGCCCTGGGCGAGGGCGGGCCCGGAGCCGACGACCGGTATGCCGTGGCGCTCGAGGCGTGGCTCGCGCTGGGGGGCGCGGACCTCGAGGAGCGGACCGCCGTCACCCTCGCCGGCCTGAACCTGGGGGTGGACGTCGAGACGCCGATGACCGCGCTCTCGGGTGGGCAGGCCGCTCGCGCAGGTCTGGCCGCGCTGCTGCTTTCGCGGTTCGACGTGCTGCTGCTCGACGAGCCGACCAACGACCTCGACCTCGACGGGCTGGAACGCCTGGAGCAGTTCGTCGGGGGTCTGCGGAGCCCGGCGGTGATCATCAGCCACGACCGGGAGTTCCTGGCCCGCACCGTGACGCGCGTGGTCGAGCTCGACCTGGCCCAGCAGCAGGTGGCGGTCTACGAGGGTGGCTACGACAGCTACCTGACCGAGCGCGAGGTGGCCCGGCGGCACGCGCGCGAGGCGTACGAGGACTACGCGGACACCAGGAGCCGGCTCGAGCAACGCGCTGTCACACAACGGAACTGGATGACGGTGGGCGTCCGCAACGCGCGGCGCAAGAAGACCGACAACGACAAGTTCATCCCGGCATTCCGGGCCGAGTCGGCCGAGAAGCAGGCGGCGAAGGCGCGCCAGACGGAGCGCATGATCGAGCGTCTCGAGGAGGTCGAGGAGCCCCGCAAGGAGTGGGAGCTGCGGATGAAGATCGCTGCGGCCCCGCGGTCGGGGACCGTCGTCGCGTCGGCGTCGCATGCCGTGGTGCGACGTGGTGACTTCACCCTCGGACCCGTCGACCTCCAGGTCGACTGGGCTGACCGCGTCGTCGTGACCGGCGCCAACGGCTCGGGCAAGACCACCCTCCTCGGACTGCTGCTCGGCACGCTCCCCGCCGACGAGGGGACGGCCGGGCTGGGCTCCTCGGTGCGGGTCGGCGAGGTCGACCAGGCCCGCGGGCTGTTCGTCGGTACGCAGTCCCTGGCGCGAGCCTTCGGCGAGGCGCTGCCCGACTGGCCGGACGCCGACGTCCGCACCCTGCTCGCCAAGTTCGGTCTCGGCGCCGAGCACGTGCACCGGGCCGCGGAGTCGCTCTCCCCGGGTGAGCGCACCCGGGCCGCGCTCGCCCTGCTCCAGGCCCGCGAGGTCAACCTGCTCGTGCTCGACGAGCCGACCAACCACCTCGACCTGCCCGCGATCGAGCAGCTGGAGCAGGCACTGGACTCGTTCGGCGGGACCGTGCTGCTGGTGACCCACGACCGCCGGATGCTGGCCGACGTCAACGCGACCCGGCGCTGGCACGTCGAGGACGGTCGGGTCCAGGAGCTCTAG
- a CDS encoding AMP-binding protein yields the protein MTTLSHTAGETDVPLLEQTIPDNLDATVAAFGDREALVDVAQGIRWTYAEFGAEVARLARALLATGVTKGERVGIWAPNCAQWTVVQYATAKIGAILVNINPSYRTHELEFVLKQAGISAVFLAESFKTSDYVAMLDEVRGSCPDVRASYVFGQESWDALLARADDATDEQVAQVQAGLDPHDAINIQYTSGTTGFPKGATLSHRNILNNGYFVGELCRYTEADRVCIPVPFYHCFGMVMGNLACTTHGAAMVIPAPGFDPAATLKATAEEKCTSLYGVPTMFIAEWALPDFATYDLSSVRTGIMAGSPCPATMMTKLIEAGITEMTICYGMTETSPVSTQNRTDDTFEQKVGTVGRVGPHLEIKVVDPQTHETLPRGEAGEFCTKGYSVMLGYWEQQDKTDEVLIDGWMHTGDIAVMDDDGYVQITGRIKDMVIRGGENIYPREIEEFLYTHPDILDAQVIGVPDEKYGEELCAWIRMKEGAQPLDAEALRAFATGKLAHYKIPRYVTIVDEFPMTVTGKVRKVEMREKTVADLGLST from the coding sequence ATGACCACGCTGTCGCACACCGCGGGTGAGACCGACGTCCCGCTGCTCGAGCAGACCATCCCCGACAACCTCGACGCGACCGTGGCCGCGTTCGGCGACCGCGAAGCCCTCGTCGACGTCGCCCAGGGCATCCGCTGGACGTATGCCGAGTTCGGCGCCGAGGTGGCGCGGCTCGCCCGCGCGCTGCTCGCGACCGGGGTCACCAAGGGCGAGCGGGTGGGCATCTGGGCACCGAACTGCGCGCAGTGGACGGTGGTGCAGTACGCGACCGCGAAGATCGGCGCGATCCTGGTCAACATCAACCCGAGCTACCGCACCCACGAGCTCGAGTTCGTGCTGAAGCAGGCGGGCATCTCGGCGGTTTTCCTCGCCGAGTCGTTCAAGACCAGCGACTACGTGGCGATGCTCGACGAGGTGCGGGGGAGCTGCCCCGACGTGCGGGCGTCCTACGTCTTCGGTCAGGAGTCCTGGGACGCGTTGCTGGCACGCGCCGACGACGCGACGGATGAGCAGGTCGCCCAGGTGCAGGCCGGGCTCGACCCGCACGACGCCATCAACATCCAGTACACCTCGGGCACCACCGGCTTCCCCAAGGGCGCGACGCTCAGCCACCGGAACATCCTCAACAACGGTTACTTCGTCGGGGAGCTCTGCCGCTACACCGAGGCCGACCGGGTCTGTATCCCGGTGCCGTTCTACCACTGCTTCGGGATGGTGATGGGCAACCTCGCCTGCACCACCCACGGGGCGGCCATGGTGATCCCCGCCCCCGGCTTCGACCCGGCGGCCACCCTCAAGGCGACGGCCGAGGAGAAGTGCACCTCGCTCTACGGCGTGCCCACGATGTTCATCGCCGAGTGGGCACTGCCCGACTTCGCGACCTACGACCTCTCCTCGGTGCGCACGGGGATCATGGCCGGATCCCCCTGTCCTGCAACGATGATGACCAAGCTCATCGAGGCAGGCATCACCGAGATGACGATCTGTTACGGCATGACCGAGACGTCGCCCGTCTCGACCCAGAACCGCACCGACGACACCTTCGAGCAGAAGGTCGGCACGGTCGGGCGGGTCGGGCCGCACCTGGAGATCAAGGTGGTCGACCCGCAGACCCACGAGACGCTGCCGCGTGGCGAGGCGGGGGAGTTCTGCACCAAGGGCTACTCGGTGATGCTCGGCTACTGGGAACAGCAGGACAAGACCGACGAGGTGCTGATCGACGGGTGGATGCACACCGGCGACATCGCGGTGATGGACGACGACGGCTACGTGCAGATCACGGGTCGCATCAAGGACATGGTGATCCGCGGTGGCGAGAACATCTATCCCCGCGAGATAGAGGAGTTCCTCTACACCCACCCGGACATCCTCGATGCGCAGGTGATCGGCGTCCCCGACGAGAAGTACGGCGAGGAGCTCTGCGCCTGGATCCGGATGAAGGAGGGGGCCCAGCCGCTCGATGCCGAGGCGCTGCGGGCCTTCGCGACCGGCAAGCTCGCGCACTACAAGATCCCGCGATACGTGACGATCGTCGACGAGTTCCCGATGACGGTGACCGGCAAGGTGCGCAAGGTCGAGATGCGCGAGAAGACCGTGGCCGACCTGGGCCTGTCCACCTGA
- a CDS encoding MMPL family transporter, with protein sequence MEMFHNGDDSLDATAHSARRDPHGFFSPAGRALGHLVGPRVKWLVVVVAVLVSAAAFAFAGAGQVAPGQNSLPDSAESAEVAALQATLPASGVAPAILVVSRADGPLTEADQRAVVEATERASKAVSAAGAAPRSPGAQAAPGGQGGPGDQGDQAGPGGPGGAKPQVSEDGGTALALVPLSSDVSDEVNGKAVDALRAAVRDGLPEGLTASVTGGPAFTADIGKVFDGADVRLLGATAGVVALLLLVTYRSPWLWLVPLSVVGVGDQVASRGIDILSRFSEVSADGAVKGIVSVLVFGAGTNYALLLIARYREELRRVDDRHDAMRRALASAAPAILASSSTVVLALLSLGFADDRFVVSLGYAGALGIVVALAYALLVLPAAMVLFGRRLFWPFVPRMGQEDPSRTGLWRRVGDAVTGRPVTVGVAAVLVLGALTAGGVGLAIGQTPTEQFLDKPEAVVGQEQLAKAFPAGSGEPAVVIAPSGRATEVRRTVEAVDGVSTARPGAADARWTELSVVLEGAPGSSAAFDQVESLRAAVDGAGAKVGGSDAELLDARATADRDRLLLFPVILGIVLVVLLLLLRSVVAAVVLVATVLATYVASMGASWFAFSHLLGYPPLDVSTPLLAFLFLVALGVDYNIFLTTRAREEAAEGQPAREAIVRALAVTGGVFTSAGILLAAVFAVLGVLPLVQLAQIGVIVGFGVLLDTLVVRSIVVPALVTVLGERFWWPSHPGTPSRAR encoded by the coding sequence ATGGAAATGTTCCACAATGGAGACGACTCGCTCGACGCGACCGCCCACAGCGCCCGACGCGACCCGCACGGCTTCTTTTCACCCGCCGGGCGCGCACTCGGCCACCTCGTCGGCCCACGGGTCAAGTGGCTCGTGGTCGTCGTGGCGGTGCTGGTCTCGGCTGCCGCCTTCGCCTTCGCCGGAGCGGGCCAGGTCGCCCCCGGCCAGAACTCGCTGCCCGACTCGGCCGAGTCGGCCGAGGTGGCTGCCCTCCAGGCCACCCTCCCCGCCAGCGGCGTGGCGCCGGCCATCCTGGTCGTGTCACGCGCGGACGGTCCGCTGACCGAGGCCGACCAACGGGCGGTGGTCGAGGCGACCGAGCGTGCGTCGAAGGCCGTGTCCGCGGCCGGTGCGGCCCCCCGCAGCCCTGGCGCCCAGGCCGCGCCGGGCGGGCAGGGCGGGCCGGGCGACCAGGGCGACCAGGCCGGGCCGGGCGGGCCGGGCGGCGCGAAGCCGCAGGTCTCCGAGGACGGCGGGACCGCCCTCGCCCTCGTGCCCCTCTCGTCCGACGTCTCCGACGAGGTGAACGGCAAGGCCGTCGACGCCCTGCGCGCGGCGGTGCGGGACGGCCTGCCCGAGGGGCTGACCGCCAGCGTGACCGGCGGTCCGGCCTTCACCGCCGACATCGGCAAGGTGTTCGACGGTGCGGACGTCCGGCTGCTGGGTGCGACCGCCGGGGTCGTCGCGCTCCTGCTCCTCGTGACCTACCGCAGTCCCTGGCTCTGGCTCGTGCCGCTCAGCGTGGTGGGCGTCGGCGACCAGGTCGCCAGCAGGGGCATCGACATCCTCAGCCGCTTCTCGGAGGTGAGCGCCGACGGTGCCGTGAAGGGCATCGTCTCCGTCCTCGTCTTCGGTGCCGGCACCAACTACGCCCTGCTCCTCATCGCCCGTTACCGCGAGGAGCTCCGTCGTGTCGACGACCGCCACGACGCGATGCGCCGAGCCCTGGCGTCGGCGGCGCCGGCGATCCTGGCCAGCTCCAGCACGGTGGTGCTCGCCCTGCTGAGCCTCGGCTTCGCGGACGACCGCTTCGTGGTCTCCCTCGGGTATGCCGGTGCGCTGGGGATCGTGGTCGCGCTCGCCTACGCGCTGCTGGTCCTCCCAGCCGCGATGGTGCTGTTCGGCCGGCGGCTGTTCTGGCCGTTCGTGCCACGGATGGGCCAGGAGGACCCCAGCCGCACCGGCCTCTGGCGCCGGGTGGGTGATGCCGTGACCGGCCGACCGGTCACGGTCGGCGTGGCCGCCGTGCTGGTGCTCGGGGCCCTGACTGCAGGTGGCGTGGGCCTGGCCATCGGCCAGACCCCGACCGAGCAGTTCCTCGACAAGCCGGAAGCCGTGGTGGGGCAGGAGCAGCTCGCCAAGGCCTTCCCGGCCGGCAGCGGCGAGCCGGCCGTCGTCATCGCACCCAGCGGTCGCGCCACCGAGGTGCGGCGCACGGTCGAGGCGGTCGACGGGGTCTCCACCGCCCGGCCCGGCGCAGCCGACGCCAGGTGGACCGAGCTCAGCGTGGTCCTCGAGGGGGCCCCGGGCAGCAGCGCAGCCTTCGACCAGGTCGAGTCACTGCGGGCGGCGGTCGACGGAGCCGGGGCCAAGGTCGGGGGCAGCGACGCGGAGCTGCTCGACGCGCGCGCGACGGCCGACCGCGACCGCCTCCTGCTCTTCCCGGTCATCCTCGGGATCGTCCTCGTCGTGCTGCTGCTCCTGCTGCGGTCCGTCGTGGCCGCGGTCGTCCTCGTGGCAACCGTGCTCGCGACCTACGTCGCCAGCATGGGGGCGAGCTGGTTCGCCTTCAGCCACCTGCTCGGCTACCCACCGCTCGACGTCTCCACGCCGCTGCTGGCCTTCCTGTTCCTCGTCGCCCTCGGCGTCGACTACAACATCTTCCTCACCACGCGGGCGCGCGAGGAGGCCGCCGAGGGACAACCCGCCCGTGAGGCCATCGTGCGCGCGCTGGCCGTGACCGGCGGCGTCTTCACCAGCGCCGGGATCCTCCTCGCGGCGGTCTTCGCGGTGCTGGGGGTGCTGCCGCTCGTCCAGCTCGCGCAGATCGGGGTGATCGTCGGGTTCGGGGTGCTGCTCGACACGCTCGTGGTGCGCAGCATCGTCGTCCCGGCCCTGGTCACCGTGCTCGGTGAGCGGTTCTGGTGGCCCAGCCACCCCGGCACACCGTCCCGCGCTCGATAG